In the Sus scrofa isolate TJ Tabasco breed Duroc chromosome 6, Sscrofa11.1, whole genome shotgun sequence genome, one interval contains:
- the PRPF31 gene encoding U4/U6 small nuclear ribonucleoprotein Prp31: MSLADELLADLEEAAEEEEGGSYGEEEEEPAIEDVQEETQLDLSGDSVKSIAKLWDSKMFAEIMLKIEEYISKQADAAEVMGPVEAAPEYPVIVDANNLTVEIENELNIIHKFIRDKYSKRFPELESLVPNALDYIRTVKELGNSLDKCKNNENLQQILTNATIMVVSVTASTTQGQQLSDEELERLEEACDMALELNASKHRIYEYVESRMSFIAPNLSIIIGASTAAKIMGVAGGLTNLSKMPACNIMLLGAQRKTLSGFSSTSVLPHTGYIYHSDIVQSLPPDLRRKAARLVAAKCTLAARVDSFHESTEGKVGYELKDEIERKFDKWQEPPPVKQVKPLPAPLDGQRKKRGGRRYRKMKERLGLTEIRKQANRMSFGEIEEDAYQEDLGFSLGHLGKSGSGRVRQTQVNEATKARISKTLQRTLQKQSVVYGGKSTIRDRSSGTASSVAFTPLQGLEIVNPQAAEKKVAEANQKYFSSMAEFLKVKGEKSGIMST, from the exons ATGTCGCTGGCGGACGAGCTCCTGGCTGACCTTGAGGAGgcggcagaggaggaggaagggggaagctatggggaggaggaggaggagccggcAATCGAGGATGTGCAGGAGGAGACACAGCTGGATCTCTCCGGGGACTCGGTCAAGAGCATCGCCAAGCTGTGGGACAGCAAGATG TTTGCTGAGATCATGCTGAAGATCGAGGAGTACATCAGCAAGCAGGCCGATGCCGCGGAAG TGATGGGACCGGTGGAGGCGGCCCCCGAGTACCCGGTCATCGTGGACGCCAACAACCTGACAGTGGAAATCGAGAACGAGCTGA aCATCATCCATAAGTTCATCCGGGACAAGTACTCAAAGCGATTCCCCGAGCTGGAGTCTCTGGTCCCCAATGCGCTGGATTACATCCGCACCGTCAAG GAGCTGGGCAACAGCCTGGACAAGTGCAAGAACAACGAGAACCTGCAGCAGATCCTGACCAACGCCACCATCATGGTGGTCAGCGTCACCGCCTCCACCACCCAGGG GCAGCAGCTGTCGGACGAGGAGCTGGAGCGGCTGGAGGAGGCCTGCGACATGGCGCTGGAGCTCAACGCCTCCAAGCACCGCATCTACGAGTACGTGGAGTCTCGGATGTCCTTCATCGCGCCCAACCTCTCCATCATCATCGGCGCCTCCACCGCCGCCAAGATCATGG GTGTGGCCGGCGGCCTGACCAACCTCTCCAAGATGCCCGCCTGCAACATCATGCTGCTCGGCGCCCAGCGCAAGACGCTGTCCGGCTTCTCGTCCACCTCGGTGCTGCCACACACCGGCTACATCTACCACAGCGACATCGTGCAGTCCCTGCCCCCg GATCTCCGGCGGAAAGCGGCCCGGCTGGTGGCCGCCAAGTGCACGCTGGCAGCGCGCGTGGACAGTTTCCACGAGAGTACGGAGGGGAAG GTGGGCTACGAGCTCAAGGATGAGATCGAGCGCAAGTTCGACAAGTGGCAGGAGCCGCCGCCCGTGAAGCAGGTGAAGCCGCTGCCTGCGCCCCTGGACGGGCAGCGCAAGAAGCGAGGCGGCCGAAG GTACCGCAAGATGAAGGAGCGGCTGGGGCTGACCGAGATCCGCAAGCAGGCCAACCGCATGAGCTTCGGGGAG atcgAGGAGGACGCCTATCAGGAGGACCTGGGCTTCAGCCTCGGCCACCTGGGCAAGTCAGGCAGTGGGCGGGTGCGGCAGACGCAGGTGAACGAGGCCACCAAAGCCAGGATCTCCAAGACACTGCAG CGGACCCTGCAGAAGCAGAGCGTGGTGTATGGCGGAAAGTCCACCATCCGAGACCGCTCCTCGGGGACCGCCTCCAGCGTGGCCTTCACCCCGCTCCAG GGCCTGGAGATCGTGAACCCACAGGCAGCGGAGAAGAAGGTGGCTGAGGCCAACCAGAAGTATTTCTCCAGCATGGCCGAGTTCCTCAAGGTCAAGGGCGAGAAAAGCGGCATCATGTCCACCTGA